In Paenibacillus durus, the DNA window TGAACATCAGCTCAGCCACAGGTCTGAGGCCCGTTGCCGCAGCACCCACCGAAGCGCCAACAATAACCCCTTCCGAAATCGGTGTGTCGCGCACCCGCTCTTCGCCAAACTGCTCCCACAGCCCTTTCGTAACGCCGAAGGTGCCGCCGTAAGGTCCTACATCCTCGCCGAGCAGAACGACGTTCTTATTCTCCAGCATTTTCTCGCGCAGGGCTTCGCGGATGCCCTCTCCATAGGTTATTTTTTTCATCTGATTCGCGCCTCCTCGATCAAATCGGAGTAAATGTCCTGCACGGAAGACTCCGGAGTGGGATATGGGCTGGCGTCGGCGAACTCCAGCGCTTCCCGGATTTCCTCATCCACCTCGCTGCGGACCGCCTCAAGCTCCTCTTCCGTCAGAATGCCGCTTCCCAGCAGATGGCTTTCGAATCTTGGAAGCGGGTCTTTTTGCAGCCAGGCTTCTACTTCCTCCTTCGGCCGGTAAGCGCCCGGATCGCCTTCAAAATGGCCATGCTGTCTGTACGTTTTAAATTCCAGAAGCGTTGGTCCTTCGCCCGCACGCGCCCGGCTCACCGCTTCGCCCACCTGCTCATAGACCGTCAGCACATCGTTGCCGTCCGCCGAGAGCGCAGGCATGCCATACCCGATCGCCCGCTGCGAAATGTCCTTGATATTCTGATGTCTTGCCTGGCTGACGGAGATGCCGTACAGATTGTTCTCGCAGACGAAAATCACCGGCAGCTTCCACAGACTGGCCAGATTCATTGCCTCGTGGAAGGTGCTTTGGTTGGTGGAAGCGTCTCCAAAAAAGCATATGCTCACCTGGTCGGTGCCTCTGTACTGCGCGCTCCAGGCCGATCCCGTGGCAATCAGGTGTCCAGCCCCGACGATGCCGTTCGCGCCAAGGATGCCCAGTTCCGCGTCCGCAATGTGCATGGACCCGCCTTTTCCTTTACAATAGCCCGTTTCTTTGCCAAACAATTCCGCCATCATGTACTTCAGATTGCCGCCCTTCGCGACGATATGCCCATGCCCCCGGTGAGTGCTGGTAATAAAATCGTCGTCCCTTAAGTTTGCGCAAGCGCCAACGGCAATGGCCTCTTCACCGATATATAAATGCACAAAGCCCGGAATCTTGCCTTCCGCGAAGAACACCGAAGCCGTCTTTTCAAACTTGCGAATTCTCAGCATTTTCCGGTACATCTCACTCAACAATTCTTTTGAAATGCTCAAGTGAATCCCTCCCTCTTATTTATAATAGCCTCTCGGCATTCGCCGAGGCTTGTGGCGTAAGGCTTCTCCTTGTGTCGATTACGTACGTTCCTCCCACATTTGCGGGGGGATTTTTCATTTCAGTGACAATCTGAATTGGAAATTCAGCTGCACATTTTTTCAAAAAACACTTGACTTTTCATAGGTCGCCTCAAAATCGCGTGAGAAGGGAATTGATTTTCTCTTACTACACCCGATTGGAGTGCTTCCATGAAACCATCCTTCGTCAGCCATACAGACTACCAGCAGTTCGTGTTTGATCGGCTTCGTCAGCATTATTCCAACGGCGCAGCCGTTCTCGTTCGTAACGATTGGCCTGTCATTTGGAAATGTTACATCTCCGACCTTTCGCATACGACATCGTTTCTCTGCGAGGGGTATTCGGCCAAAGGTCCGGCTCCTCGCGATCCGGCTTCCATGCTGCGTTCGTATTTACTCTTTCTGCTTGTCAGACCTGAAATCGGCCTTACCAAATGGGTGGATGAGTTATACCGCGTTCCGCTCTACGCCATTCTTAGCGGATTTGAGCCCGGCGATATTCCCGGTGTCGGCACCTTTTACGACTTTCTCTCTCGCTTCTGGGCTGCGGAGAAGAGCCATCTAAAGCCTAAGGTCAAACCCAGACGCCGTAAACCCAAGAGGGGCAAGAAAGGAGAGAAAGCACCCACCACCTCAACCGGAAAAGTCAAACGGCTCGTCGAACGAATTTTAAGGAACGGTATGCCTAAGCAGCACCAGCCGTTTGACCGTCTGCTGGCATTTTTCCAATCCCAAATCATCGCTGTTTCCGAAAAGTACGGCTTACTGGGGAACGCCACGGCGCTGACCATTGCCGGAGACGGCACGCCAGTTGTTACCTCCGCCTATCCCCGCAGCAAAGCGGTGTGTGATTGTCATGCCCGCGGTATAGCGAAATGCCACCACCCTCGCCTGTATTCCCAACCCGATTGCGACTCGGGGTGGGACAGTGCACGAGAGAGATACTTCAATGGATACCACCTGTACATGCTGACTGCCGCTAACAGTCCGCATGATCTGCCGTTGTACCCTAAACTCCAGCCCGCCTCGCGACACGATGCGCTGAGCTTTGTCGTTAGTACCGTGGAATTTTCGCAACGTTTCACGTTGGGCATGGTTGATAAGATGCTGCTAGACGCTGCTCACGATGCTGGCGCCATCTACGATTTGCTAGCCCACCAGAACATTCAGCCTTTCATTGACCTCAATGTGCGGGCCACCAAAAATCTCGAAACCCACAGCGACATCCGCATCTCTCCTAAAGGTATTCCGATTTGCCTGGCAGGCCTTGAGATGAAACGCAATGGCTTTGAACCGCCCCGAAAACGATTCAAGTGGATCTGCCCGCTGATGACCACGCGCACCAAATGTGCTTGTACGACACCTTGTTCGTCAGCGAAGTATGGTCGTTCTTTTCATACGGCATGTAAAGACAATCCGCGTCTCTTCCCGGAAACGCCTCGCGATTCCGAGGCTTGGAAAATCATTTACAAACGCCGTACCACCGTAGAGCGTTCCAACAAACGGGAAAAGATGGATTACAAGCTCGAATCCGGACGCCACCGTTCCACTAAGATGTGGTACATCCGCCTCTATGGGATTATGATCTGCCAACACGTGGATGCCTGGTTCGCACATCGCAAAGCTGACCTGGAACCACTGCAAACCCAATGGCTTCAAAGCGCTTCGTAGAGACCGACCTTCTTTTTCAAAAATATACCCCTATCCGGCTTCTTTGTTGCACCCATTTTTGAAAGTGGTTTTCATAACCATTCTTTCCAGCTTGAATTCAGTCCTTTTAGACCGGCTCGCCCCCCTTACTCCGAGAGCCTATTTAATAGTCCCTGCTGCTGTTTCTTGATGGAATCTCTGCTTCCCGTCAGGCGCCCCACCCCCGGATTAAATTGGCCTTCGCTTATATTAAAGATGCAATTTCCGTGCCAAAATCAAATGCCTGAAACATAAGGCCGCAGTCAAAAAATCTTTCCCAATATGGGAAAGGCTGGGAGAATGCTTCCCATTTCGGGAAGAATCGGGACAGAAGGGAATTCGACTGAATTTTTGATTAAACTGGCGGCTTATTTTTCAACAATTAGCTTCTCAAATGCCTGTTTGTACTTCTCTGCAGCTTGAACAGCCCTGTCCACATCCAGTGATGAATTGCAGCCCGCAAGGATCAATAGGGAAAGGAACGTTGCGCTTAACAAGGACCAGATTTTTATAGGAGCCACATTTTTGATAAATTGGAAATCACGAAAAATTACATAGTTGAAATTCCATGCTTGATCATGTACTATCAATGTAGACCGATCTTCATAATTGGAAGGGAAATACATCAATGGACAAATCCGCACGTGAACGTTTTATTGAAGCTACAACACGCTTAATTGAAATGCACGGCTATCATGGAACAGGACTAAATCAAATCATTAAGGAAGGAGGAGCCCCAAGAGGATCCCTTTATCACCATTTTCCTAATGGTAAAGAGGAACTTGTATCCGCTGCGATTGATCATCTCGGTCAGGGAGTTGCCGATCAAACACGAAAAATCCTTGATAATTCCAAATCTCTATCTGAGGGGATTTATTCCATATTTCTTTTTCTGGCCAAAAAATTTGACGATTCCGATTGCTTAATCGCAGGATCTATTGCATCAGTGGCATTGGAAACCTCCCATATCAGCGAACAATTGCGGGAAACCTGCAGAAGAACTTATGATTCATGGAGGTCCGCTTATGAGGAGATGTTGCTGCTGAACGGATTCTCCGCATCCCGTGCCGCTCAAATATCCACGTTGATTACAGCCTCTATCGATGGAGCGATTATATTGTGCCGCATCAACCGAAGTTCGGAACCGCTTATGCAAATTGCACGAGAAATAGGAATTCATCTCGAAAACACACAGTTGTTGGAGTAACATCATACAAGGAAATAGGGATTTATGGATCATCCATTTTCCTTGATCATTATGTAGATCGGTCTATTTATTTTTTTTGAAAATACAAAGTAAATACAATCTAAAGGAGCTGACTGTGATGAATTTGGAATTGAAAGAGAAAGTTGTAGTGGTGACTGGAGCTTCCAAAGGAATCGGTAAAGCAACTGCGAAAAAATTTGCAGCAGAAGAGGCTCATGTTATCATCACTTACGATAAAGATCAGAAGACCGCATTACGAACCGCAGAAGAAATTCAGGCACAAGGATATTCCTGTCAAGCTGTCCGTTTGAATTTAGGAAATAGTGAAAGTATCCGGAACGCAGTAACATTTATTGGCAAAGAGTTTGGCGGAATCGACGTATTGGTAAATAACGCCGTTTTTTGGGGAAGTGCCGAGCCCAAATTCGAACCATTTGAGCATACTTTGACAGACAACTGGTACTCTGTTATTGATCTAAATTTGAAAGGAACCTACCTCGTTACTAAAGCAGTTCTTCCCTATATGAGAAACCGGGAATGGGGCAGACTTGTCCATGTGTCTTCTAATCTTGCAGAAGATGGCATGCCTGGCGGAACATCTTATACAGCAAGCAAATCCGCACTCTTTGGGTTTAGTAAATCATTATCGCTTGAATTGGCTGCACAGAGTATTTTCTCGAATGTGGTTATGCCCGGTTTTACTTTAACAGAATCGAATTCATCCGTTTTCCCGCAGGATATGTTGAAAAAACATGCTGAATCAATTCCTGCCAAAAGGTTAGGCACACCTGATGATGCTGCTAATCTCATTGTTTACCTTGGTTCGAAAGCCAACAGTTTTGTGACTGGAGAAGCTGTACGGGTAACTGGGGGGAAATGATAGGAACGCCGAACAATCCGAAAGCGCCGGTCTATATAGCACTTTTACATCAAAGCTGGCAATTTTAAACGTGAAGATGCGGGGAAACCGGGAATTACTTGGTTGAGGCGCTTCGGATGAACCGATGAACCTTATCCAGGACCTTGTCTTTCTCCTCGCAGTAGCACAGCATATGACCGCTGCGTTCGACCAGCAGAACTTCCTTGACAGGAGAACCGATATGCCGCTCCAAATAGGCCGCACTCTTGGTCTTGACGAGGTGGTCTCTCGTTCCCTGCACAATGAGCGTCGGCGCCTCGATCTGCGGGAACAGGTCAAAGCTCTCCCGGACGATCCGGTTAAATTCGCGGTTGGCATGGACCGGCGTCGAGCCGAACTTGCTCAAATAATTCTTCAGCATCGCAGGGTTCCCCAGCGTCTTCACAATCTCCCCCGGATTCAGCGGGAAGACCGGTGCAGCGAGCAGGGTCAGCGATTGGACGAGGCTTTTGTAGCGGACGGCCAGACGGGAAGCGATTAACGCCCCCATCGAAAAGCCGATGACATGCACGCCCTCCCCACCCTCCGCAAGCTGCTCCAGCTCGCTCCCGGCCTGCCGGTACCAATCTTCCCGGGTGGCCCGCCGCATATCGGCCCTCCGGCCGGTGTGTCCTTGCAGCGTGAACGTATGGGTTAGATAATGTTGCTGTTTCAAATATTCCGACAGAGGCTCGATTTCAAAAATGCCCCCGGTAAATCCGTGGATGAACAGACAGCGTTCCATGATCCTACCTCTTTTCGCAGCGGTTCGGTGGTGCAATGAGTTTATTATACGCCTGCGGCTAATAGAGATACAAAAGTGCAGTTCAGGCGCCCCGCCGAATCGCCCGCTCCGGGCAGCTTCACAGATGATCGCCGTCCTTCATCCGGTATCCCACGCCCACCTCCGTAACGATGTATTTCGGCTCCGCCGGATTGGCTTCAATCTTTCTGCGGATATTGGCCATATTCACCCTCAGCGTCTGATTCTCGTTCGTATAAGGCCCCCATATTTCCCGAATCAGAAAATCATGGGTCAGCACCTTGCCGGCGTGTCTTGCTAGCAGCGTAATGATCTTATATTCGATCGGTGTAAAATGAATCTCCCTGCCATTGACCGTTACCGTGCGTTTTCCGTAATCAATGGTCATCAGGCCGATGCTGATCTTCTCCTGATCCGGGCTGCCTTCGCCCTGCCGATTGTGGCGGATGGCCGTCCGGATGCGGGCGAGCAGCTCCGAAGTGCCGAAAGGCTTCGTAATATAATCGTCGGCGCCGAGATCGAGCGCCTCCACCTTCTCCCGCTCATGACCGCGCGCCGAGACGACAACGATGGGCATGCTGCTCCACTGGCGCACCCGCCGCAGCACCTCGATGCCGTCGATATCCGGCAAGCCGAGATCAAGCAGCATGAGGTCGGGATGGTGAGAAGCCGCCAAAGAGACGGCTTCCTCCCCTTTGTCCGTCCGGAGCACCGCATAATCATTCGAGTTCAATACGGTCGAAATGTAGGTGCTGATTCCGGCCTCATCCTCGACGACCAGAATCAGGACTTTTCCATTCATTGGATGCCTCCTCCTCCAGCGGCAGAATCACGCGGAACACCGCTCCACCGCTCCGTTTATTCTCTGCCTCCAGTTTACCCCGGTGGGCTTTAACAATGGACATGCAGATGGACAGGCCGATTCCCATCCCCCGCGAGGAATCGGGGCTTCTGCCGCCGGATGCGGCATAGCTGTCGAACAGATGCGGCAGCTCCCGCTCGTCGATGCCCTCCCCGTTATCGCTCACTTCCAGCACCGCGTTATTGCCTTTTCTCATTAAGGTGACCTCGACCAGCGTATTCTCCCCGGAATGCTTGATCGCATTCTCCACAAGATTGATAATAACCTGCTCGATCAGCGTGCCGTCCATCGGCACCATCAGCAGCTCGTCGGGTACCTTGACGTTAATGTTCCGGTCCTTGAACCGGCTTCGGATTCGGCTGATCGCCTCTGCGACAATCTCCTCCGCCGCTTCCGCCGTTTTACTGACATCGACGCTGCCTTCCTTGATTCGCGTGACCGAAAGCAAATTTTCCACCATTCGGATCAGCCACTGGGAATCTTCCTTAATATGCTGAAGAAGCTGCCCTTTGACCTCTTGGTTCAAAGTATCCCCGCTCTCCAGCATCGCCGAGCTTGCCCCAAGTATGCCCGTCAGCGGTGTGCGCAGGTCATGGGAGATCGCCCGCAGCAGATTGCTGCGCATTTTCTCCTTCTCGGAGTCAAGCAGAATGCGGCGCTGCTCGTCGGACAGGCGCTGCCGCTCGAGCGCCATCGCCACCTGGGAGGCGATCATCCGCAGGAATGACCGCTGGCCGGGTCCCAGCAAAGCCCCGCCGAAGCATGAAATACCGATGACGCCCAGCACCCGGCCCTGGGAAATGACCGGCATGTAAAATCCACTTGCGCCCTGCAGCGTATCCGTTCCCGCTCCGGCGCGTTTCTGGTTGGCGAATACCCAATGCGCCACCGCCGCTTCCTCGGAGGTTTGCAGGAGGGAGGCATCCTCTCCGTCCGCGGCCAGCAAGCTCCCTTCCATTCCGTCCGCCGGATCGCTCGGATAAAAAATGACGGAACGGCCAAACAGCTTAACGATATAGCTGCTTGTCAGTTTAACGATCTGCTCCAGCTCGCGGGTGATCAGCAATTTTTTATTAATTTCGTACAGCACCTCGGTCCGCCGTTCACGCTCCACCGCCACGCGCGCCTGCATCCGGTTGCGGACCGTCAATGCGCTGGTTGTCAGGGCCACGATTAACATAATCAAGAAGGTTAACGGATACCCCGCCTGAACCGCCGAAAATGAAAAGTATGGATAAGTGAACAGGAAGTTGAACATTAAGACGCTAAGCACGGAAGCGGCCACGCCATAGGCGTAACCCGTGGTTATCCGCGAGATGATCAGCACAGATAAAATATAGACCATGATAATATTCCGGTCGCCGACATCAAGCCTGTGCAGTCCGAAAGAACAAAGGGTAGCCGCGGCCAGAATGCCCATCGCCTTCAGCGTGTCAGCCCGGGAAAAATACAAGCGATCGGCAGGCAAGCGGACCTTCGGCTTTCGGTACGGCTTCAGCCCGGCGCTGTCGGGAATGATATGAATTTCCGTCTGAGGCAGCCTTGACAGCAATTTATCCTCCAGAGCCATCTCAAACCGGCGGCCAAAGCGCTTCTTGGTCCGGCTCTTTCCAATGACGATATTCGTAATATCCGACAGCTTGGCATATTCCGTAATGGAGGAAGCGACATCGTATCCGTTCAGTACGACGACTTCGGCGCCAAGCCGCTCCGCAAGCTCCATATTGTCGCGGACGCTCTTGTCCGGGAAGCCGCCCCCTTGGTCGCTGTCCGTGCGCTCCACATACACCGCCGTCCATGGGGCGTGAAACGCTTCAGCCGTACGGGCGGTCCACCGGATGCATTTGGCGGAGGTTGGCGACGGGCTGATGCAGACCAGCCATTTGATGCCCGCGGACTTCCCGGGAGTCCGGCGCTCGGTCAAATTATCGTGGCTGATCCGGTCCGCCGCCTTCCTCATCGCGATTTCACGCAGCAGTCTAAGATTACTATTGGTGAAAAAATGATCCATCGCCGCCGCAGCGCGCTCGGGTCGATAAATTTTACCCTCAGTAAAGCGTTTGAGCAGCTCATCCGGATCAATATCGATCAGCTTGACCTTGTCCGCGCCGTCGAATACATAGTCGGGAATTGTCTCCCGGACAACGACCTTTGTAATTCCCTGGACCACATCGTTCAAGCTCTCGATATGCTGGACGTTAACGGTCGTATATACGTCAATTCCCGCCTGAAGCAGCTCCTCAATATCCTGGTAGCGCTTCTTGTTCCGTACGCCGTCCGCATTGGAATGCGCAAGCTCGTCAACGAGGATAAGCTCCGGCTTGCGCTCCAGCGCCTGATCCAGATCGAACTCACGCAGACAGATATGCTTATGCTCCACGACTTTGGGGGGCAGGGTCGGGAGCCCTTCAAGCAGTTGCAGCGTTTCCGGGCGGGTATGGGGCTCGACATAACCGACCAGCACGTCAACCCCGCGCTGCAGTTGCTCTCTGGCATCGTCCAGCATTGCGTACGTCTTGCCCACACCGGCGGCATAGCCGAAGAAGATTTTGAGCTTGCCGGTCCTTACGCCCTGCTCGGAAGGCATATCCTTCAACAGTTCGTCGGGGTCCGGGCGTTCGTCTTGATAAGATAACATGATTCACCGCCTTAAGATGAAACGGCTGCGCCGTCCTCTGGAAGCTTAAGCTTCCGATGAAACGATACGTATCGCTTTTAGGCATCCGTTTCTCACAGATTATAGAAGATCCGCAGGGCAAAAATATCCTCTTCAGTCAGAGCAGGCCGTCCAGCGCCAGATTAACCTTCAGCACATTTACCGCCGGTTCGCCAAAGACGCCGAGAAAGCGGTCCGTTGTATACTTGTCGATCATTTCGTTTACCGTCTTCACGGGGATACCTCTTGCCCGGGCGATGCGGGCGGCCTGATATTTGGCGGCCGCCGGCGACAGGTTGGGATCGACGCCGCTGCCGGACGCGGTCACAAGCTCGGCGGGAATGTCCTGCTTATTCGCCGGGTCGAGACTGCTCCACCAGGCCGCTCTCTCCTGAACCTTACCCAGTTGCTCGCTGCTGGTCGGCGACAGATTGCTTACGCCTATCGGTCTGCCGATCAGATACCGGGCTTCCGTGAATGGCTGGCCGATGAGCGCCGAGCCCGCCATACGGGAGGCGCCGTCTTTTAATTTTACCGTGATCAGACTGCCGTCCGCCTGGCTTGGCATGAGCGACTGGGACAAGGCCGTAATGACTCCAGGATAAATTATACCGCATAGCACGGTCATGACAATGAAGCTTAACAGGGCGGGACGTAATATTTTGAAGCTGCGTTTCATATCCATTCACCTCACGCGAGACCGCAAGCGGTCAGAAGTAGATCAATCAGCTTAATGGCGGCGAACGGCGCGGCTATGCCTCCGAGACCGTAGATCCAAATATTTCGTTGCAGCAGTTTCCGGGCGGGCATTTCCTTGTACTTGACCCCTTTGAGGGAAAGGGGAATGAGCAGGATGATAATAACCGCATTATAGATAATGGCCGATAAAATGGAACTTTTGGCGCTGCTCAGTCCCATGACGTTCAGCGCCGTAAGCTGCGGATAGATGCCGAAGAACAGCACCGGGATAATGGCAAAATACTTGGCGACGTCATTGGCTACACTGAAGGTGGTCAGCGCCCCCCGGGTCATGAGAAGCTGCTTGCCGATCCGCACAATCTCAATCAGCTTGGTCGGGTTGGAATCGAGATCGACCATGTTCCCGGCCTCCTTGGCCGCCTGCGTTCCCGTATTCATGGCAACCGCGACATCCGCCTGAGCGAGCGCAGGCGCATCGTTGGTTCCATCCCCGGTCATCGCCACCAGATGTCCCTTGGACTGATAATCGCGGATCAGCGCAAGCTTCGCTTCAGGTGTGGCTTCGGCCAGAAAATCGTCCACTCCCGCTTCGGCTGCGATGGCTGCGGCCGTCATCGGATTGTCGCCGGTAATCATGATCGTCTTGATGCCCATCTTCCGCAGGTCGTCAAAGCGTTCTTTGACGCCGTTCTTGACGATGTCCTTCAAATGAATGACGCCGAGCACCCTGCCGTTCCGGGACACAACCAGGGGCGTACCACCGGCGGTGGCCACCTGCTTTACAATCTCTTCACATTCCTGC includes these proteins:
- a CDS encoding thiamine pyrophosphate-dependent dehydrogenase E1 component subunit alpha translates to MYRKMLRIRKFEKTASVFFAEGKIPGFVHLYIGEEAIAVGACANLRDDDFITSTHRGHGHIVAKGGNLKYMMAELFGKETGYCKGKGGSMHIADAELGILGANGIVGAGHLIATGSAWSAQYRGTDQVSICFFGDASTNQSTFHEAMNLASLWKLPVIFVCENNLYGISVSQARHQNIKDISQRAIGYGMPALSADGNDVLTVYEQVGEAVSRARAGEGPTLLEFKTYRQHGHFEGDPGAYRPKEEVEAWLQKDPLPRFESHLLGSGILTEEELEAVRSEVDEEIREALEFADASPYPTPESSVQDIYSDLIEEARIR
- a CDS encoding transposase translates to MKPSFVSHTDYQQFVFDRLRQHYSNGAAVLVRNDWPVIWKCYISDLSHTTSFLCEGYSAKGPAPRDPASMLRSYLLFLLVRPEIGLTKWVDELYRVPLYAILSGFEPGDIPGVGTFYDFLSRFWAAEKSHLKPKVKPRRRKPKRGKKGEKAPTTSTGKVKRLVERILRNGMPKQHQPFDRLLAFFQSQIIAVSEKYGLLGNATALTIAGDGTPVVTSAYPRSKAVCDCHARGIAKCHHPRLYSQPDCDSGWDSARERYFNGYHLYMLTAANSPHDLPLYPKLQPASRHDALSFVVSTVEFSQRFTLGMVDKMLLDAAHDAGAIYDLLAHQNIQPFIDLNVRATKNLETHSDIRISPKGIPICLAGLEMKRNGFEPPRKRFKWICPLMTTRTKCACTTPCSSAKYGRSFHTACKDNPRLFPETPRDSEAWKIIYKRRTTVERSNKREKMDYKLESGRHRSTKMWYIRLYGIMICQHVDAWFAHRKADLEPLQTQWLQSAS
- a CDS encoding TetR/AcrR family transcriptional regulator; this encodes MDKSARERFIEATTRLIEMHGYHGTGLNQIIKEGGAPRGSLYHHFPNGKEELVSAAIDHLGQGVADQTRKILDNSKSLSEGIYSIFLFLAKKFDDSDCLIAGSIASVALETSHISEQLRETCRRTYDSWRSAYEEMLLLNGFSASRAAQISTLITASIDGAIILCRINRSSEPLMQIAREIGIHLENTQLLE
- a CDS encoding SDR family NAD(P)-dependent oxidoreductase; the encoded protein is MNLELKEKVVVVTGASKGIGKATAKKFAAEEAHVIITYDKDQKTALRTAEEIQAQGYSCQAVRLNLGNSESIRNAVTFIGKEFGGIDVLVNNAVFWGSAEPKFEPFEHTLTDNWYSVIDLNLKGTYLVTKAVLPYMRNREWGRLVHVSSNLAEDGMPGGTSYTASKSALFGFSKSLSLELAAQSIFSNVVMPGFTLTESNSSVFPQDMLKKHAESIPAKRLGTPDDAANLIVYLGSKANSFVTGEAVRVTGGK
- a CDS encoding alpha/beta hydrolase, giving the protein MERCLFIHGFTGGIFEIEPLSEYLKQQHYLTHTFTLQGHTGRRADMRRATREDWYRQAGSELEQLAEGGEGVHVIGFSMGALIASRLAVRYKSLVQSLTLLAAPVFPLNPGEIVKTLGNPAMLKNYLSKFGSTPVHANREFNRIVRESFDLFPQIEAPTLIVQGTRDHLVKTKSAAYLERHIGSPVKEVLLVERSGHMLCYCEEKDKVLDKVHRFIRSASTK
- a CDS encoding response regulator encodes the protein MNGKVLILVVEDEAGISTYISTVLNSNDYAVLRTDKGEEAVSLAASHHPDLMLLDLGLPDIDGIEVLRRVRQWSSMPIVVVSARGHEREKVEALDLGADDYITKPFGTSELLARIRTAIRHNRQGEGSPDQEKISIGLMTIDYGKRTVTVNGREIHFTPIEYKIITLLARHAGKVLTHDFLIREIWGPYTNENQTLRVNMANIRRKIEANPAEPKYIVTEVGVGYRMKDGDHL
- a CDS encoding sensor histidine kinase; translated protein: MLSYQDERPDPDELLKDMPSEQGVRTGKLKIFFGYAAGVGKTYAMLDDAREQLQRGVDVLVGYVEPHTRPETLQLLEGLPTLPPKVVEHKHICLREFDLDQALERKPELILVDELAHSNADGVRNKKRYQDIEELLQAGIDVYTTVNVQHIESLNDVVQGITKVVVRETIPDYVFDGADKVKLIDIDPDELLKRFTEGKIYRPERAAAAMDHFFTNSNLRLLREIAMRKAADRISHDNLTERRTPGKSAGIKWLVCISPSPTSAKCIRWTARTAEAFHAPWTAVYVERTDSDQGGGFPDKSVRDNMELAERLGAEVVVLNGYDVASSITEYAKLSDITNIVIGKSRTKKRFGRRFEMALEDKLLSRLPQTEIHIIPDSAGLKPYRKPKVRLPADRLYFSRADTLKAMGILAAATLCSFGLHRLDVGDRNIIMVYILSVLIISRITTGYAYGVAASVLSVLMFNFLFTYPYFSFSAVQAGYPLTFLIMLIVALTTSALTVRNRMQARVAVERERRTEVLYEINKKLLITRELEQIVKLTSSYIVKLFGRSVIFYPSDPADGMEGSLLAADGEDASLLQTSEEAAVAHWVFANQKRAGAGTDTLQGASGFYMPVISQGRVLGVIGISCFGGALLGPGQRSFLRMIASQVAMALERQRLSDEQRRILLDSEKEKMRSNLLRAISHDLRTPLTGILGASSAMLESGDTLNQEVKGQLLQHIKEDSQWLIRMVENLLSVTRIKEGSVDVSKTAEAAEEIVAEAISRIRSRFKDRNINVKVPDELLMVPMDGTLIEQVIINLVENAIKHSGENTLVEVTLMRKGNNAVLEVSDNGEGIDERELPHLFDSYAASGGRSPDSSRGMGIGLSICMSIVKAHRGKLEAENKRSGGAVFRVILPLEEEASNEWKSPDSGRRG
- the kdpC gene encoding K(+)-transporting ATPase subunit C; translation: MKRSFKILRPALLSFIVMTVLCGIIYPGVITALSQSLMPSQADGSLITVKLKDGASRMAGSALIGQPFTEARYLIGRPIGVSNLSPTSSEQLGKVQERAAWWSSLDPANKQDIPAELVTASGSGVDPNLSPAAAKYQAARIARARGIPVKTVNEMIDKYTTDRFLGVFGEPAVNVLKVNLALDGLL